From the Purpureocillium takamizusanense chromosome 6, complete sequence genome, one window contains:
- the THR1 gene encoding Homoserine kinase (EggNog:ENOG503NVIX~COG:E), with protein sequence MESFVIKTPSSSANIGPGFDVIGLALTVYLELHVTIDRSKTASSEPLNCRITYEGQGEDDISLDPQVNLITRVALYVLRCHDQRAFPVETHVHIKNPIPLGRGLGSSGAAVVAGVLLGKEVGGLHHLDNDRLFDYCLMIERHPDNVGAALFGGFVGTYLMPLQPEDVARIEIPLSEVLPSPAGGVDTGKKPPEPPVGIGHHIKFPWAKEIKAVAIIPDFVVPTHEARAVLPDKYARQDVTFNLQRIALLPVALGMSPPDPELIHLAMQDKVHQPYRQTLIPGLSQVVESMSPKTQPGFLGVCLSGAGPTILALATSNFEDIANKIIATLRQHNQNKELPCEWKVLEPAEGTHVIR encoded by the exons ATGGAGTCATTCGTCATcaagacgccctcgtcgagcgccaaCATCGGCCCCGGCTTCGAtgtcatcggcctcgccctgaCCGTCTACCTCGAGCTGCACGTCACCATTGATCGCTCCAAGACCGCGTCCTCCGAGCCACTCAACTGCCGCATCACGTACGAAggccagggcgaggacgacatcaGCCTCGACCCCCAGGTCAACCTCATCACCAGGGTCGCGCTCTATGTGCTGAGGTGCCACGACCAGCGCGCGTTCCCCGTCGAAACGCACGTCCATATCAAGAACCCGATCCCCCTGGGCCGCGGCCTGGGAAgctctggcgccgccgtcgttgcagGCGTGCTGTTGGGCAAAgaggtcggcggcctgcaccACCTCGACAATGACCGCCTCTTCGACTACTGTCTGATGATTGAGAGACACCCCGACAatgtcggcgcggcgctgttTGGTGGCTTTGTCGGCACGTACCTCATGCCACTGCAGCCCGAGGATGTCGCCCGCATTGAGATTCCGCTGAGCGAggtcttgccgtcgccggcaggCGGAGTCGATACGGGCAAGAAGCCGCCGGAGCCAcccgtcggcatcggccacCACATTAAGTTTCCTTGGGCCAAGGAGATCAAGGCCGTGGCCATCATCCCCGACTTTGTGGTGCCGACGCACGAGGCGAGAGCGGTGCTGCCCGACAAGTACGCCCGACAGGATGTG ACGTTCAACCTGCAGCGGATAGCCCTGCTTCCCGTCGCCCTGGGCATGTCACCCCCCGATCCGGAGCTCATCCATCTCGCCATGCAGGACAAGGTGCATCAGCCCTACCGCCAGACGCTCATCCCTGGCCTGTCGCAGGTGGTCGAGTCCATGTCACCCAAGACGCAGCCCGGATTTCTGGGCGTGTGCCTGTCCGGAGCCGGGCCGACCATCCTGGCGCTGGCCACGAGCAATTTTGAAGATATTGCCAACAAGATTATTGCGACACTGAGGCAGCACAACCAGAACAAGGAGTTGCCGTGCGAGTGGAAGGTGCTGGAGCCCGCCGAGGGCACCCACGTCATTCGATAG